Proteins encoded by one window of Vampirovibrionales bacterium:
- the ftsH gene encoding ATP-dependent zinc metalloprotease FtsH: MKDSHKTGFWILALLIIVAVLMSTILFSPESGSKNISFSEFLQKIDRGEIASVVIEGAEAKATPVKKQGEKAAFSMYRSQLPQEGAVAILTPKMIEKNVNFKFEQPHASGFWVQLLTMLALPALLVIFLMFMLRNAQNGGGQAMAFGKSKAKMTLDSKVKVTFDDVAGIDEAKEELEEVVDFLKNPERYQKLGARVPKGVLLVGSPGTGKTLLAKAVAGEAGVPFFSISGSDFVEMFVGVGASRVRDLFEQAKKHAPCIVFVDEIDAVGRQRGAGMGGGHDEREQTLNQLLVEMDGFDANTGIIILAATNRPDILDNALLRPGRFDRQIVLDRPDVKGREQILRVHAKGKPLAKDVDLKILAKRTPGFTGADLANLLNEGSLLAARRNKEVVEMDDIESSIERVIAGTEKKSRIITEKDKEITAYHEVGHALIALLTPNCTPLRKVSIIPRGMALGLTWTMPDDDQTHTSKSHLMADIAMALGGRAAERLVYGEFYTGAADDLKRVTRVAKRLVTQFGMSETLGPIVFGNHNEHVFMGRDFGSERDYGEEVAAAIDREIKTIIETQFAYAQKLLEENRDVMNAVVKALLERETMDESEVQEICDRVKASRDGATGGHGRTDLEMAAMTTADSPIVSAG, translated from the coding sequence ATGAAAGACTCTCACAAGACCGGCTTCTGGATTCTCGCGCTGCTGATTATCGTCGCCGTTCTGATGTCGACGATTCTGTTTTCGCCGGAAAGCGGCTCGAAAAACATCTCATTCTCAGAATTTCTCCAGAAGATTGATCGCGGCGAAATCGCTTCTGTCGTGATTGAAGGCGCCGAAGCCAAGGCCACGCCCGTCAAGAAGCAGGGCGAAAAGGCGGCGTTTTCGATGTATCGCTCACAGTTGCCTCAAGAGGGCGCAGTGGCGATTCTGACGCCTAAAATGATCGAGAAGAACGTCAACTTCAAATTTGAGCAGCCCCATGCCTCCGGTTTCTGGGTGCAATTGCTGACGATGCTGGCGTTGCCCGCGCTGCTCGTTATTTTTCTGATGTTTATGCTGCGAAACGCCCAGAATGGCGGCGGGCAAGCCATGGCCTTCGGTAAAAGCAAGGCCAAGATGACGCTCGACAGCAAGGTCAAAGTCACGTTTGACGACGTGGCCGGCATTGACGAAGCCAAAGAGGAACTCGAGGAAGTCGTTGATTTCCTGAAGAATCCCGAGCGCTACCAGAAACTCGGCGCGCGCGTGCCGAAAGGCGTGCTGCTGGTGGGATCGCCCGGAACCGGCAAGACCCTGCTGGCCAAGGCCGTCGCTGGCGAAGCCGGCGTACCGTTTTTCAGTATCAGCGGGTCTGACTTTGTGGAAATGTTCGTCGGCGTCGGCGCCAGCCGTGTGCGCGATCTGTTTGAGCAGGCTAAAAAACACGCCCCCTGTATCGTGTTCGTCGACGAAATTGACGCCGTCGGCCGTCAGCGCGGCGCCGGGATGGGCGGCGGGCACGATGAACGCGAACAGACCCTGAACCAATTGCTGGTGGAAATGGACGGCTTTGACGCCAATACAGGGATTATTATTCTGGCCGCCACCAACCGCCCTGATATTCTGGATAACGCCTTGCTACGCCCCGGTCGATTCGATCGCCAAATCGTGCTGGATCGTCCCGACGTCAAAGGCCGCGAGCAGATCCTGCGCGTTCACGCCAAGGGCAAGCCGCTGGCCAAAGACGTCGATTTGAAGATTCTCGCCAAACGCACGCCGGGTTTTACGGGCGCGGATCTGGCCAACCTGCTGAACGAAGGCTCGCTTCTGGCGGCGCGACGCAATAAAGAGGTCGTGGAGATGGATGACATCGAGTCCTCCATTGAGCGCGTCATTGCCGGAACCGAGAAGAAATCGCGCATTATTACCGAGAAAGACAAAGAAATTACGGCTTACCATGAAGTGGGCCATGCGCTGATCGCCCTGCTGACGCCCAACTGTACGCCGCTGCGCAAGGTCAGCATTATTCCGCGCGGGATGGCACTGGGCTTGACCTGGACGATGCCCGATGACGATCAGACCCACACCTCCAAAAGCCACTTGATGGCGGATATCGCCATGGCGCTTGGCGGTCGGGCGGCGGAACGGCTGGTCTACGGTGAGTTTTACACCGGCGCCGCAGACGATCTCAAGCGCGTCACCCGGGTTGCCAAGCGACTGGTCACTCAATTCGGGATGAGCGAAACGCTGGGGCCAATCGTGTTTGGTAATCATAACGAGCATGTGTTTATGGGCCGGGATTTCGGCTCAGAGCGCGACTACGGCGAAGAAGTCGCTGCGGCGATCGACCGCGAAATCAAAACCATTATTGAAACCCAGTTCGCTTACGCGCAAAAACTGCTGGAAGAGAATCGCGACGTGATGAACGCCGTGGTAAAAGCGCTGCTGGAGCGCGAAACCATGGATGAATCCGAAGTGCAGGAAATCTGCGATCGCGTGAAAGCTTCGCGTGACGGAGCCACCGGGGGCCACGGCCGTACGGATCTCGAAATGGCCGCCATGACGACGGCGGATTCGCCGATTGTCTCAGCCGGATAA